The Bacillus sp. Y1 genome has a window encoding:
- a CDS encoding asparaginase: MKKLLLLTTGGTIASLEGENGLAPEMKGDELLSYLSGINLHCQIDSKPLMNIDSTNMQPENWAKIAISIYEHYHDYDGFVITHGTDTMAYTSAALSYMLQNSGKPIVITGSQVPISFRQTDAKRNISDAFRFACEEIGGVYVVFDGRVIQGTRAIKVRTKSYDAIESINYPYVAFIYNECIHYNLPIDTSKNKEIKLDTSLCTDVLLIKLYPGMKPEFFDSLKNLCKGIVVESFGSGGIPFDRRNIVEKLNDLTKYGISIVVTTQCLEEGEDMDIYEVGRKVDRNTIIRSRNMNTEAIVPKLMWALGKTGDPQKVKMVMETPVADDLDFKTYKGCKGNGDRQERIPN; encoded by the coding sequence TTGAAGAAGTTGCTGTTACTTACTACAGGTGGGACAATCGCTTCATTAGAAGGAGAAAATGGATTAGCTCCTGAGATGAAGGGAGATGAACTTTTAAGTTATCTATCAGGAATAAATTTACATTGTCAGATTGATAGTAAGCCTTTGATGAATATAGATAGTACAAATATGCAACCAGAAAATTGGGCGAAAATAGCAATATCAATATATGAGCATTACCATGATTACGATGGCTTCGTTATTACACATGGGACAGATACAATGGCTTACACTTCAGCTGCGCTATCTTATATGCTACAAAATAGTGGGAAACCCATTGTGATAACAGGATCTCAAGTCCCAATTTCCTTTCGGCAAACAGATGCTAAAAGAAATATCTCTGATGCGTTTCGGTTTGCTTGTGAAGAAATTGGTGGAGTATATGTTGTTTTTGATGGGAGAGTTATTCAAGGGACAAGAGCAATTAAAGTAAGAACAAAAAGCTATGATGCGATTGAAAGCATTAATTATCCTTATGTGGCTTTTATATATAATGAGTGTATTCATTATAATTTACCGATCGATACGTCAAAGAATAAAGAGATAAAGCTAGATACTTCCCTTTGTACAGATGTTTTATTAATAAAGTTGTATCCTGGCATGAAGCCGGAATTCTTTGACTCTCTGAAGAATTTATGTAAAGGGATTGTAGTTGAGAGTTTTGGAAGCGGTGGTATTCCATTTGACAGAAGAAACATTGTAGAAAAATTAAATGACTTGACTAAATACGGAATATCTATTGTCGTTACTACTCAATGTTTAGAAGAAGGAGAGGATATGGATATTTATGAAGTAGGGAGAAAAGTTGATCGTAATACCATTATTCGTTCAAGGAATATGAATACTGAAGCCATTGTTCCAAAATTAATGTGGGCTTTAGGCAAGACAGGGGATCCGCAAAAGGTGAAGATGGTTATGGAAACACCAGTTGCAGATGATTTAGATTTTAAAACTTACAAGGGGTGTAAAGGAAATGGTGATAGACAAGAAAGAATACCGAATTGA
- a CDS encoding sensor histidine kinase yields the protein MFVLSINPLIRKDRTIILFMILFVPLAGEINFYPINETFRVSLGPPTLFLFLLFLRKTAIIPGFLTAMLVVFFRILLDFILEANFNWLTSFETHYPSFFFYFTYTCLFYIVKVNHFHRRPLIIGFFGIIIEILSNLVEIFIQYIIFKVTITSGSFIEMFFIALTHSFMVLGVFSMMKLYEAQSREIEVRKRNEHMLLHVSNLYEESIHLKKTLQNSETITIKTYELYRELIQNDIVDIKFVEKTSQQLLEIAGEIHEIKKDNQRIFAGLSKLISNEGFTDYVNISDLIKIIVRANEKYAHLLEKDILFSYNIKGNHPNYHIYTILSIVNNLVANAVEAIKKKGTINIEVSFQHNSVQFQIEDDGPGISDKNRELIFKPGFTSKFDGMGYPSTGIGLTFVEHMVKKLKGNVTFKRGSNEIGTVFIIFLPVDNLIEKENS from the coding sequence GTGTTCGTTTTGAGTATTAATCCTTTAATAAGGAAAGATCGTACCATTATTCTATTCATGATACTTTTTGTTCCATTAGCAGGTGAAATAAACTTTTATCCCATTAATGAGACGTTTCGAGTTAGCTTAGGCCCTCCAACCCTTTTCTTATTCCTATTGTTTTTAAGGAAAACTGCAATTATCCCAGGCTTTTTAACAGCTATGCTAGTTGTATTTTTTCGTATTCTACTAGATTTCATATTAGAGGCAAACTTTAACTGGCTAACTTCTTTTGAAACTCATTATCCCAGTTTTTTCTTTTACTTCACCTATACTTGCCTTTTTTATATAGTAAAAGTAAATCATTTTCATCGTCGACCTTTGATCATTGGTTTCTTTGGGATAATCATTGAAATATTGTCCAATCTTGTAGAGATATTCATACAGTATATTATTTTTAAAGTCACGATTACTTCAGGATCATTTATTGAGATGTTTTTTATTGCTCTTACTCATAGCTTTATGGTATTAGGTGTGTTTAGTATGATGAAACTTTATGAAGCACAATCCCGGGAGATAGAAGTTCGAAAGCGTAATGAACATATGTTATTGCACGTATCTAATTTATATGAGGAATCTATTCATTTAAAAAAAACACTACAAAATTCGGAAACGATTACTATAAAAACTTACGAATTATATAGAGAATTAATTCAAAATGACATTGTAGACATTAAATTCGTTGAAAAAACCAGTCAACAATTACTAGAAATAGCTGGTGAAATACATGAGATTAAAAAAGATAATCAGAGAATTTTCGCAGGCTTATCAAAACTTATCTCAAATGAAGGTTTTACAGACTATGTCAATATTTCTGATCTGATTAAAATAATTGTAAGAGCAAATGAAAAGTATGCACATTTATTAGAAAAAGATATCCTTTTTAGTTATAACATTAAAGGAAATCACCCCAATTACCATATTTATACCATTCTATCGATTGTTAACAATTTAGTTGCAAACGCTGTAGAAGCTATTAAAAAAAAGGGAACAATCAATATAGAAGTAAGTTTCCAACATAACTCGGTTCAATTTCAGATCGAAGATGACGGACCAGGAATTTCAGATAAAAATAGGGAATTAATATTTAAACCTGGCTTCACTTCTAAATTTGACGGTATGGGATATCCCTCAACAGGTATTGGATTAACTTTTGTAGAACATATGGTCAAAAAGCTCAAGGGAAACGTCACCTTTAAACGTGGCTCAAACGAAATAGGAACAGTTTTCATTATTTTTTTACCTGTTGATAATTTGATTGAAAAGGAGAATTCTTGA
- a CDS encoding glutaminase — translation MYQQKIIDINQESDLMEEKYLDEWVRKYRLLGMKGRCADYIPALSESNRSDLGVYMISSDGLEIKAGDWQVPFTLQSISKVISFIAACLDRGIPYVLNHVDVEPTGDAFNSIVRLELHKPGKPFNPMINVGAITVTSLLNGESPEQQLESIYALIEKMIGKRPTFNEKVFQSEWKTANRNRALAYYLKESGFLESEVEDVLKVYLTQCSIEVNTRDIALMGLIISNNGYDPIQKRQVFPKQIGKLIKGLMLTCGMYNASGKFAAFVGIPAKSGVSGGIMASVPARYRQNTPFQTGCGIGIYGPAIDEYGNSLAGVELLKHLAEVYDLSIF, via the coding sequence ATGTATCAGCAAAAGATAATAGACATAAATCAAGAAAGTGACCTCATGGAGGAAAAATACCTTGATGAATGGGTTAGGAAATACCGTTTGCTTGGTATGAAAGGCCGATGTGCTGACTATATCCCAGCTTTAAGCGAGTCTAACCGATCGGATTTAGGAGTTTACATGATTAGTTCTGATGGTCTTGAGATTAAGGCAGGAGATTGGCAAGTTCCTTTTACTTTGCAAAGTATTTCAAAAGTTATTAGTTTTATTGCTGCATGTTTAGACCGTGGAATTCCATATGTATTAAATCACGTTGATGTCGAACCAACAGGGGACGCTTTTAACTCTATCGTTCGTTTAGAATTGCATAAACCAGGTAAACCGTTCAATCCAATGATTAACGTGGGAGCGATTACAGTCACATCTCTTCTTAATGGGGAATCACCAGAGCAACAGTTAGAATCGATCTATGCATTAATAGAAAAAATGATTGGGAAACGACCAACCTTTAATGAAAAAGTATTTCAGTCTGAGTGGAAAACAGCAAATCGAAATAGAGCTTTAGCTTATTATTTGAAAGAAAGCGGATTTTTAGAGTCAGAAGTAGAAGATGTGTTAAAAGTTTACTTAACACAATGTTCAATCGAAGTAAATACAAGAGATATTGCGTTAATGGGTTTAATTATATCTAATAATGGTTACGACCCAATTCAAAAAAGACAAGTCTTTCCTAAACAAATCGGGAAGTTAATCAAAGGTTTAATGCTAACTTGCGGGATGTATAATGCTTCAGGGAAGTTTGCAGCATTTGTTGGAATTCCAGCAAAAAGTGGCGTATCGGGTGGGATTATGGCATCAGTTCCAGCTAGATATCGACAAAATACACCTTTTCAAACAGGGTGTGGTATTGGGATTTATGGACCTGCTATAGATGAATATGGAAATAGCCTGGCAGGTGTTGAGTTATTAAAACATCTTGCTGAGGTGTATGACCTCAGTATTTTTTAA
- the aspA gene encoding aspartate ammonia-lyase, protein MVIDKKEYRIERDFLGEKEIPANVYYGIQTLRAVENFPITSYKIHTEMIKALAMVKKAAALANMDIKRLYEGIGNVIVQSTDEILEGKWHEYFIVDPIQGGAGTSMNMNANEVIANRALELLGHNKGEYGKLSPNSHVNMSQSTNDVFPTAIHISTLNMLNKLLDTMNDMLNAFKEKAQQFDHIIKMGRTHLQDAVPIRLGQEFEAYSRVLERDIKRIGQTRLHLYEVNMGATAVGTGLNADPKYIKNVVKHLSDISGLQLVGAEHLVDATQNTDAYTEVSAALKVCMINMSKIANDLRLMASGPRAGFGEITLPSRQPGSSIMPGKVNPVMPELINQVAFQVIGNDHTICLASEAGQLELNVMEPVLVFNLLQSISIMNNAFRSFTDFCLTGIKANEDRMKEYVEKSVGLLTAVNPHIGYEVASRIAREAILKGKLIRELCLQYEVLTEEELDLILNPYEMTNPGISGSALFERV, encoded by the coding sequence ATGGTGATAGACAAGAAAGAATACCGAATTGAGAGAGATTTTCTTGGAGAGAAGGAAATACCCGCAAATGTTTATTATGGAATACAAACGTTACGGGCTGTAGAAAATTTTCCAATCACTAGCTATAAAATTCATACAGAAATGATAAAAGCGCTAGCAATGGTTAAAAAAGCAGCAGCACTTGCCAATATGGATATTAAGCGTTTATATGAAGGAATTGGTAATGTAATTGTTCAATCTACAGATGAAATTCTAGAGGGAAAATGGCACGAGTATTTTATAGTCGACCCGATCCAAGGTGGAGCCGGTACGTCAATGAATATGAATGCAAATGAAGTTATTGCAAACCGTGCGCTTGAGTTACTTGGCCATAATAAAGGAGAATATGGGAAATTAAGCCCTAATAGTCATGTGAATATGTCGCAATCAACAAACGATGTATTTCCGACAGCCATACATATCTCGACACTTAATATGCTGAATAAGCTTCTGGATACCATGAATGACATGTTAAATGCCTTTAAGGAAAAAGCTCAGCAATTTGACCATATTATAAAAATGGGACGTACTCACCTTCAAGATGCTGTACCCATTCGCCTAGGTCAAGAATTTGAAGCTTACAGCCGTGTATTGGAACGTGACATTAAACGGATTGGACAAACACGCCTGCATCTTTACGAAGTGAATATGGGAGCGACGGCTGTAGGGACAGGGCTAAATGCTGACCCCAAGTATATAAAAAATGTGGTAAAGCACCTTTCAGATATTAGTGGCTTACAGCTTGTAGGAGCTGAACACCTTGTCGATGCAACACAAAATACAGATGCTTACACAGAAGTGTCAGCAGCATTGAAGGTCTGCATGATAAATATGTCCAAAATAGCGAATGACTTACGATTAATGGCATCTGGTCCACGTGCGGGATTTGGAGAAATTACCTTACCATCACGTCAGCCTGGCTCCTCCATCATGCCAGGAAAGGTAAACCCAGTAATGCCAGAGCTTATTAACCAAGTTGCCTTTCAGGTTATTGGAAACGACCATACGATTTGCTTAGCCTCTGAAGCAGGGCAGCTTGAATTAAACGTGATGGAACCTGTGTTGGTTTTTAACTTGCTGCAATCCATCAGCATCATGAACAATGCATTTCGAAGCTTTACAGACTTTTGTTTAACAGGTATAAAAGCAAATGAAGACCGGATGAAAGAATATGTTGAAAAAAGTGTGGGATTACTTACAGCTGTAAATCCTCACATAGGGTATGAAGTTGCATCGCGAATTGCTCGAGAGGCCATCTTAAAAGGTAAATTGATTAGAGAGCTTTGCCTACAATATGAAGTGTTGACAGAGGAAGAGCTTGATTTAATATTAAACCCTTACGAAATGACGAATCCTGGAATATCTGGTAGTGCTCTTTTCGAACGAGTGTAA
- a CDS encoding alanine/glycine:cation symporter family protein, which produces MAESLINWGNVILWSYVLIVLLVGMGIYFTFKTKFVQVTNLKEMFRLLKESPPTRNGKKQVSSFGAFCISAASRIGTGNLAGVAIAITLGGPGAVFWMWVVAIFSAALSFIESTLAQVYKVKDSNGFKGGPAYYMEKALGARWMGVLFALLITFCFGLAFNSVQANTISIAFEEAFNTNRLVIGVILTALTAVVIFGGVNRIAKVSQVVVPVMTVFYLLLAVYIVILNIGELPRIIGLILTSAFGLNEAVAGGIGAAIMNGVKRGLFSNEAGMGSAPVAAATADVSHPAKQGFIQTLGVFVDTLLICSATAFIILLSGISGEGLGGIQLTQSALASHVGPWASIFVAITILLLCFSSIIGNYYYAESNIGFINENKLAILIFRLAVLGMVLFGSLSNLSMVWNLADLFMALMAITNLIALALIGKIALAVLKDYVKQKKEGKEPVFYASNIKGLKNVECWKDEKTEVRKEA; this is translated from the coding sequence ATGGCAGAAAGTTTGATTAATTGGGGAAATGTAATTCTATGGTCCTATGTTTTAATAGTTCTACTTGTTGGTATGGGGATTTATTTTACTTTCAAAACAAAATTTGTTCAGGTGACGAATCTAAAAGAAATGTTTCGTTTATTAAAGGAAAGTCCTCCTACTAGAAATGGAAAGAAACAAGTTTCATCATTTGGAGCGTTTTGTATTAGTGCAGCTTCAAGAATAGGTACGGGTAATCTAGCTGGTGTTGCCATTGCGATTACATTAGGTGGTCCAGGTGCTGTGTTCTGGATGTGGGTTGTCGCGATCTTCAGTGCAGCATTAAGCTTTATTGAAAGTACGCTAGCTCAAGTCTATAAAGTAAAAGATTCAAACGGGTTCAAAGGCGGACCAGCCTACTATATGGAAAAAGCGCTTGGTGCAAGATGGATGGGAGTGTTGTTTGCACTTTTAATCACCTTTTGTTTTGGACTAGCTTTTAATTCCGTTCAAGCAAATACCATTTCAATTGCATTTGAGGAAGCATTTAATACGAACCGTCTTGTGATCGGTGTAATCTTAACTGCGCTTACCGCAGTCGTTATTTTTGGTGGTGTTAATCGTATTGCTAAAGTGTCTCAGGTGGTTGTACCAGTCATGACTGTATTCTATTTATTGTTGGCTGTATATATAGTCATATTAAATATTGGTGAACTTCCAAGGATCATCGGGCTTATCTTAACTAGTGCATTTGGTTTAAACGAAGCAGTTGCTGGTGGGATTGGTGCAGCAATAATGAATGGTGTAAAACGTGGATTATTTTCTAATGAAGCTGGTATGGGAAGTGCGCCAGTTGCAGCCGCTACAGCAGATGTAAGCCATCCAGCAAAGCAAGGGTTTATCCAAACGCTAGGTGTTTTTGTGGATACATTGTTAATTTGTAGTGCAACAGCATTCATTATTTTATTGTCTGGAATTTCTGGAGAAGGGCTAGGTGGAATACAGCTTACTCAGAGCGCATTAGCTAGCCACGTTGGTCCATGGGCAAGTATTTTTGTTGCCATTACGATTCTGTTACTTTGTTTTAGCTCAATTATTGGAAATTATTATTACGCCGAATCAAACATTGGATTTATTAATGAAAACAAATTGGCTATCCTTATATTCCGTTTAGCTGTGTTAGGGATGGTTCTTTTTGGTTCACTATCAAATTTAAGCATGGTTTGGAATTTAGCCGACCTTTTTATGGCACTTATGGCAATCACGAACTTAATCGCACTTGCTCTAATTGGGAAGATTGCACTTGCTGTGTTAAAAGACTACGTGAAACAGAAAAAAGAGGGGAAAGAGCCTGTATTTTATGCAAGCAACATCAAAGGGCTTAAAAATGTAGAATGCTGGAAAGATGAAAAGACCGAGGTGCGTAAAGAAGCATAA